The following are from one region of the Sandaracinus amylolyticus genome:
- a CDS encoding AAA family ATPase: protein MLEERTTRAPRGAESPHVALLQQAVRDNSAWVGDLRAQLARVVVGQKGLVDRLLLALLTNGHVLVEGLPGLAKTLSLKVLAQAVEADFARIQFTPDMLPADIVGTLVYHPADGAFVTKHGPVFANFVLADEINRAPAKVQSALLEAMQERQVTIGDHSYALPSPFLVMATQNPVEQEGTYALPEAQLDRFMMKVVVGYPSKSEERAILDAMATSAPRLDVEPVVALHQIASAREIVNAIRVDDRIKDYVVQLVHATRRPSDVGLALDPCIRFGASPRATIALTLAARAWAFLHGRAYVTPQDVKALAFDVLRHRVATTYEAEAEGIGADRIIADVLTAVPVP from the coding sequence ATGCTCGAGGAGAGGACGACGCGCGCGCCGCGTGGTGCGGAGAGCCCGCACGTCGCGCTGCTGCAGCAGGCGGTGCGCGACAACTCGGCGTGGGTCGGTGATCTGCGCGCGCAGCTCGCGCGCGTGGTGGTCGGTCAGAAGGGGCTCGTCGATCGGCTGCTGCTCGCGCTGCTGACGAACGGGCACGTGCTCGTCGAGGGGCTGCCCGGTCTCGCGAAGACGCTCTCGCTGAAGGTGCTCGCGCAGGCCGTCGAGGCGGACTTCGCGCGCATCCAGTTCACGCCCGACATGCTGCCTGCCGACATCGTCGGGACGCTCGTCTACCACCCGGCGGACGGCGCGTTCGTGACGAAGCACGGGCCGGTGTTCGCGAACTTCGTGCTCGCCGACGAGATCAACCGCGCGCCCGCGAAGGTGCAGAGCGCGCTGCTCGAGGCGATGCAGGAGCGCCAGGTCACGATCGGCGATCACAGCTACGCGCTGCCGAGCCCGTTCCTCGTGATGGCGACGCAGAACCCGGTGGAGCAGGAGGGCACGTACGCGCTGCCCGAGGCCCAGCTCGACCGCTTCATGATGAAGGTCGTCGTCGGCTATCCGAGCAAGTCGGAGGAGCGCGCGATCCTCGACGCGATGGCGACGAGCGCGCCTCGGCTCGACGTCGAGCCGGTCGTCGCGCTGCACCAGATCGCGTCGGCGCGCGAGATCGTGAACGCGATCCGGGTCGACGATCGCATCAAGGACTACGTCGTCCAGCTGGTGCACGCGACGCGCAGGCCGAGCGACGTGGGGCTCGCGCTCGACCCGTGCATCCGCTTCGGTGCGTCGCCGCGCGCGACGATCGCGCTGACGCTCGCGGCGCGCGCCTGGGCGTTCCTCCACGGCCGCGCGTACGTGACGCCGCAGGACGTGAAGGCGCTCGCGTTCGACGTGCTGCGCCACCGCGTCGCGACGACCTACGAGGCCGAGGCCGAGGGGATCGGCGCGGATCGCATCATCGCCGACGTGCTCACCGCCGTGCCGGTGCCGTGA
- a CDS encoding NAD(P)-dependent oxidoreductase — protein sequence MTARPTVAFLGLGHMGRGMVASLQRAGLGVRAWNRTPGRVAPSDGLELCATPREAVRDVALVITSLADDTAVRDATLGREGFLDAMTPDAVHVGTSTISWTLAQELSDAHARRGTHYVAAPVLGRPDAAERGALTVLVGGEPAVVARARPIFDAIGGSTLDTGTAAHAHLTKIIANFAIASTIELVGEATALGEKAGIPPERLVEVLGKTVVASPILRGYGERIARGELEPAGFRLELGLKDVSLALAASTQLRAPLPIASLLRDHILEGIAKGRGQQDWAALATVAREAAGVTTRG from the coding sequence ATGACTGCGAGACCGACGGTGGCGTTCCTGGGCCTGGGTCACATGGGGCGCGGGATGGTGGCGAGCCTGCAGCGTGCGGGTCTGGGGGTTCGGGCGTGGAACCGCACGCCGGGACGCGTGGCGCCGTCGGACGGTCTCGAGCTGTGCGCGACGCCGCGCGAGGCGGTCCGCGACGTGGCGCTCGTCATCACGTCGCTGGCCGACGACACCGCGGTGCGCGACGCGACGCTCGGGCGCGAGGGCTTCCTCGACGCGATGACGCCGGACGCGGTCCACGTCGGCACGAGCACGATCTCGTGGACGCTCGCGCAGGAGCTGAGCGACGCGCACGCGCGACGCGGGACGCACTACGTCGCGGCGCCGGTGCTCGGGCGTCCCGATGCCGCGGAGCGCGGCGCGCTCACCGTCCTCGTCGGCGGCGAGCCCGCGGTGGTGGCGCGCGCGCGGCCGATCTTCGATGCGATCGGCGGAAGCACGCTCGACACCGGCACCGCGGCGCACGCGCACCTCACGAAGATCATCGCGAACTTCGCGATCGCGAGCACCATCGAGCTCGTCGGCGAGGCGACCGCGCTCGGCGAGAAGGCGGGCATCCCGCCGGAGCGGCTCGTCGAGGTGCTCGGCAAGACGGTGGTCGCGTCGCCGATCCTGCGCGGCTACGGCGAGCGCATCGCGCGCGGCGAGCTCGAGCCCGCGGGGTTCCGGCTCGAGCTCGGCCTGAAGGACGTCTCGCTCGCGCTCGCGGCGAGCACGCAGCTGCGCGCGCCGCTGCCGATCGCCAGCCTGCTGCGCGATCACATCCTCGAGGGGATCGCGAAGGGACGCGGGCAGCAGGACTGGGCCGCGCTCGCGACGGTCGCGCGCGAAGCGGCGGGGGTGACGACGCGCGGCTGA
- a CDS encoding Na+/H+ antiporter, with amino-acid sequence MTETSALRALVALLAVLVVVGVVARRLRVAPSILTVVAGGGLALVPGVPRFELVPELVLLIVLPPIIYDAGVNMSWREFRANIRSIGLLAVGCVVFTMCTVAAVAHFFLGLDWALAFVLGAIVAPPDTLAPIAIARHLGIPRDVLVILEGEGLANDGTALVLYRFAVAAVAAGAFSVGEVLATFSLIVTCEPLWGIAVGWAGLRLRRWLADPHLEIVISMLMPYAAFWVPEELGGSGVIATITAGLYVSWNGPILISAATRVQGIFFWDLGMYVIEGLVLLYTGLQVRTIVDGLETADVAQLLSATLIVTAILVLSRFAYVFPTAYVSVWVERAMGHAIAWPPWRGVLLVAFVGVRGIVSLSAALALPFTTHAGAEFPGRELILVVTFGVIIITLVGQGLLVPALTVRLGLADRAKQEREVEQEQELAARQSALDAARRKLETIAGERHIEADALEFVRGRHDQRARLIPSDLGEGLNVKRLGAALRIEAIEEERRAIRELLREGKLTDDARRRLERELDLEEQVLSARRGH; translated from the coding sequence ATGACCGAGACGTCGGCGCTGAGAGCGTTGGTGGCGCTGCTCGCCGTGCTCGTCGTCGTGGGCGTGGTCGCGCGGCGGCTGCGCGTCGCGCCATCGATCCTCACCGTCGTCGCGGGCGGCGGGCTCGCGCTCGTCCCCGGCGTCCCGCGCTTCGAGCTGGTGCCCGAGCTCGTGCTGCTGATCGTGCTGCCGCCGATCATCTACGACGCCGGCGTCAACATGAGCTGGCGCGAGTTCCGCGCGAACATCCGCTCGATCGGCTTGCTCGCCGTCGGCTGCGTCGTGTTCACGATGTGCACCGTCGCCGCGGTCGCGCACTTCTTCCTCGGCCTCGACTGGGCGCTCGCCTTCGTGCTCGGCGCGATCGTCGCGCCGCCCGACACCCTCGCGCCGATCGCGATCGCACGACACCTCGGCATCCCGCGCGACGTGCTGGTGATCCTCGAAGGCGAGGGCCTCGCCAACGACGGCACCGCGCTCGTGCTCTATCGCTTCGCGGTCGCCGCGGTCGCGGCCGGAGCGTTCTCGGTCGGCGAGGTGCTCGCGACGTTCTCGCTCATCGTCACCTGCGAGCCGCTCTGGGGCATCGCGGTCGGCTGGGCCGGGCTCCGCCTGCGCCGCTGGCTCGCCGATCCCCACCTCGAGATCGTGATCTCGATGCTCATGCCCTACGCCGCGTTCTGGGTCCCCGAGGAGCTCGGCGGCTCGGGCGTCATCGCGACGATCACCGCGGGCCTCTACGTCAGCTGGAACGGTCCGATCCTCATCTCCGCGGCGACACGGGTGCAGGGCATCTTCTTCTGGGACCTCGGCATGTACGTCATCGAGGGCCTCGTGCTGCTCTACACCGGGCTGCAGGTCCGCACGATCGTCGACGGGCTCGAGACGGCCGACGTCGCGCAGCTGCTGAGCGCGACCCTGATCGTCACCGCGATCCTCGTGCTCAGCCGCTTCGCGTACGTCTTCCCCACCGCGTACGTCTCGGTGTGGGTCGAGCGCGCGATGGGGCACGCGATCGCGTGGCCTCCGTGGCGCGGCGTGCTGCTCGTCGCGTTCGTCGGCGTGCGCGGCATCGTCTCGCTCAGCGCCGCGCTCGCGCTTCCCTTCACGACCCACGCGGGCGCGGAGTTCCCGGGGCGCGAGCTGATCCTCGTCGTGACGTTCGGCGTCATCATCATCACGCTCGTCGGCCAGGGGCTCCTCGTGCCGGCGCTCACCGTCCGACTCGGGCTCGCGGATCGCGCGAAGCAGGAGCGAGAGGTCGAGCAGGAGCAGGAGCTCGCTGCGCGCCAGTCCGCGCTCGACGCGGCGCGACGCAAGCTCGAGACGATCGCGGGCGAGCGCCACATCGAGGCTGACGCGCTCGAGTTCGTCCGCGGCCGCCACGATCAGCGCGCGCGCCTCATCCCCAGCGATCTCGGCGAGGGCCTGAACGTGAAGCGCCTCGGCGCCGCGCTGCGCATCGAAGCGATCGAGGAAGAGCGAAGGGCGATCCGCGAGCTGCTGCGCGAAGGCAAGCTCACCGACGACGCGCGCCGCCGCCTCGAGCGCGAGCTCGACCTCGAAGAGCAGGTGCTCTCCGCGCGGCGAGGGCACTGA
- a CDS encoding ASCH domain-containing protein, whose translation MLLFQKRFHEGLTSGAITLTFRRWDKPHVKVGGRYRCHPIGVLEVDRIERVRVSEITEDDAARAGFDSRDALVDYVRTARDAALDERSELYRIELHHGGDGDRVTLALEAEPTPEEIATIRAKLARMDEGGAWTARTLALIEKNPRVAASQLAKKLGRETLPFKVDVRKLKKLGLTQSFEVGYEISPRGRAYLAAKRPRRTR comes from the coding sequence ATGCTGCTGTTCCAGAAGCGCTTCCACGAGGGACTCACGAGTGGCGCGATCACGCTGACGTTCCGCCGGTGGGACAAGCCGCACGTGAAGGTCGGTGGGCGCTATCGCTGTCATCCGATCGGCGTGCTCGAGGTCGATCGCATCGAGCGGGTGCGGGTCTCGGAGATCACCGAGGACGACGCGGCGCGTGCCGGGTTCGACTCGCGCGACGCGCTCGTCGACTACGTGCGCACGGCGCGCGACGCGGCGCTCGACGAGAGGAGCGAGCTCTATCGGATCGAGCTCCACCACGGGGGCGACGGAGATCGCGTGACGCTCGCGCTCGAGGCCGAGCCGACGCCCGAGGAGATCGCGACCATCCGCGCGAAGCTCGCGCGGATGGACGAGGGCGGGGCGTGGACGGCGCGCACGCTGGCGCTGATCGAGAAGAACCCGCGCGTCGCGGCGTCGCAGCTCGCGAAGAAGCTCGGGCGCGAGACGCTACCGTTCAAGGTGGACGTGCGGAAGCTGAAGAAGCTCGGGCTCACCCAGAGCTTCGAGGTCGGCTACGAGATCTCGCCGCGCGGTCGGGCGTACCTCGCGGCGAAGCGTCCTCGCCGCACGAGGTGA
- a CDS encoding alpha/beta hydrolase, translated as MAIETTSFESRGERCAATWYLPDAVGERWPCVVLANGFSGTRDWILPDFCRRFAAAGIAALAFDYRHLGESGGAPRQIVDVGEQRADLLAALAHARRDPRIDPRRVALWGTSLGGSHALTVAADDPDLAALILNMPAIDALSGANVEEKRKRAGVSRARTVAITLRLVGAALRDLSRAARRADPLYLGVYGEPGEAFFTDPELAPRFRRVAEGSPTWQNRVAARFLLGAPRYRSGTFERVKAPILICLAEHDLEVSADFIRAKAKGAARVDIRTYPVGHFDLYHGDAFEQVAADQVAFLRAHLGPR; from the coding sequence ATGGCGATCGAGACGACATCGTTCGAGTCCCGCGGCGAGCGCTGCGCGGCGACCTGGTACTTGCCCGACGCAGTCGGGGAGCGCTGGCCGTGCGTGGTGCTCGCCAACGGCTTCTCGGGCACGCGGGACTGGATCCTCCCGGACTTCTGCCGGCGCTTCGCCGCGGCCGGCATCGCGGCGCTGGCGTTCGACTATCGCCATCTCGGCGAGAGCGGGGGAGCGCCGCGGCAGATCGTCGACGTGGGCGAGCAGCGCGCCGATCTCCTTGCAGCGCTCGCCCACGCGCGGCGCGACCCGCGCATCGATCCGCGTCGAGTCGCGCTGTGGGGGACCTCGCTCGGCGGGAGCCATGCGCTCACCGTCGCGGCCGACGACCCGGACCTCGCTGCGCTGATCCTGAACATGCCCGCGATCGACGCGCTGTCCGGCGCGAACGTCGAGGAGAAGCGGAAGCGCGCCGGGGTCAGCCGTGCTCGCACCGTCGCGATCACGCTCCGACTCGTCGGCGCAGCGCTGCGCGACCTCTCACGTGCCGCGCGCCGCGCGGACCCGCTCTACCTCGGAGTCTACGGCGAGCCCGGCGAGGCGTTCTTCACGGATCCCGAGCTCGCGCCACGCTTCCGTCGTGTCGCCGAGGGCAGTCCGACCTGGCAGAACCGCGTCGCCGCGCGCTTCTTGCTCGGCGCGCCGCGCTACCGCAGCGGCACGTTCGAGCGCGTGAAGGCGCCCATCCTGATCTGCTTGGCCGAGCACGACCTCGAGGTCTCCGCGGACTTCATCCGTGCGAAGGCGAAGGGCGCGGCGCGCGTCGACATCCGCACGTACCCCGTCGGCCACTTCGACCTCTATCACGGCGACGCGTTCGAGCAGGTGGCCGCCGACCAGGTGGCGTTCCTGCGCGCGCACCTCGGCCCGCGCTGA
- a CDS encoding kelch repeat-containing protein, whose translation MNRELQALLLLSVASLTTACGRDSDPSSDSASPLSVYGPHEEAVLGAPVSIEPVRGGLRLAARDARPSRPSVTLDDAGRCEIRFADGTVLRVRERGALGAPSPLRGTIGWRREDGRAYWSAAGGAVEEWIDVDAGLAHGDAPVVTWEIENGSVRAGEWGIDVLDAAGVARARVTAPSAWAADGEAVPVRLAVEDGLLALYADADGRRVLVDPVWTPTGVMPDVWTAGETADPIAVLPDAVFVVGARHAGGFEQKRAVRYDIGTSLWSPAPSLIVERSGHTISVLPDGRLLAVGSLLTGRVERFDPAAMEWTEVAPTRAGRRWQHTATELTDGTVLVSGGWSGTMPVTAAERYEPTTDTWRSAGTLNHGRFWHTATRLLDGRVLVAGGSQQDGLTATAEIFDPGTNTWAVVASLSLARCRHRAALLPDGRVLVVGGLSTLGRTTSAEIYDVTSNRWTPTGGLAAPRDYHTATSLPDGTVLVAGGVGLSEVGMASTEIYVPATGSFRAGPSMTQGRSDHAAALLPGGRVIVVGGRGDRVSLSSSEILVEDACGNGTLDSGEGCDDGNRQNGDCCSALCRIEVAGTLCRPGAACDAAEVCDGVTAACPPDVLAPAGIECRPAVGLCDAAEECTGTSADCPEDGFAPSGVECRAAADICDVTEHCTGTSAACPRDAFVSTGTECRAATGVCDVAERCSGASAACPADVLAPNGTECRAAAGPCDVAETCSGSSASCGDDAFAGAAIVCRAQRGDCDIAERCAGIGAACPDDVLVPAATECRAAGDTCDVAELCSGLDPFCPVNAFAAAGAECRSAANECDSPELCTGTSAVCPLDSARAEGSVCGPNATEACDVPDACVGVVGASARCVARVATSGTPCGTARCASGVESESRCDGASLACPPAAERACEPFACGESRCLVRCSTDEHCAAGYECDGEGCVPEAPDSGMQVLDAALVADAGVPVDASDDELDAGFDAASINTDASLDPPAPTSSCGCRATGSRSRSAPVALLFGALTLLARRRRRSADAPVTRSPSSAPGS comes from the coding sequence GTGAATCGAGAACTCCAGGCGCTCCTGCTCCTCTCGGTCGCGAGCCTCACGACGGCGTGCGGGCGCGACTCGGATCCTTCGTCCGACTCGGCATCGCCGCTCTCCGTCTACGGCCCACACGAGGAAGCGGTGCTCGGCGCGCCCGTCTCGATCGAGCCAGTGCGCGGCGGCCTCCGCCTTGCGGCGCGCGACGCCAGACCGAGTCGGCCCTCGGTGACGCTGGACGATGCCGGACGATGCGAGATTCGCTTCGCCGACGGAACGGTGCTTCGGGTCCGCGAGCGTGGTGCGCTCGGTGCGCCGTCCCCGCTTCGCGGGACCATCGGATGGCGGCGCGAGGATGGTCGTGCGTACTGGAGCGCGGCGGGGGGTGCCGTCGAGGAGTGGATCGACGTGGACGCCGGTCTCGCGCACGGCGACGCGCCCGTCGTGACCTGGGAGATCGAGAACGGCTCGGTGCGCGCGGGGGAGTGGGGCATCGACGTCCTCGACGCAGCGGGAGTCGCGCGAGCTCGTGTCACCGCGCCCAGTGCGTGGGCTGCGGACGGCGAGGCCGTTCCCGTGCGGCTGGCAGTCGAAGACGGACTGCTCGCGCTCTACGCAGATGCCGATGGGCGGCGCGTGCTGGTGGATCCGGTCTGGACGCCGACTGGCGTGATGCCCGACGTCTGGACCGCCGGCGAGACCGCGGATCCGATCGCAGTGCTTCCGGACGCCGTCTTCGTGGTCGGCGCGAGACACGCCGGCGGCTTCGAGCAGAAACGCGCCGTACGGTACGACATCGGGACGAGCCTCTGGTCGCCCGCGCCCTCGCTCATCGTGGAGCGCAGCGGCCACACCATCTCCGTTCTTCCCGACGGTCGCCTGCTGGCGGTAGGCAGCTTGCTCACCGGTCGCGTCGAGCGATTCGACCCCGCCGCGATGGAGTGGACCGAGGTCGCTCCCACGAGAGCCGGTCGACGATGGCAACACACCGCGACGGAGCTCACGGACGGCACCGTTCTCGTGAGCGGCGGATGGAGCGGAACGATGCCCGTGACCGCCGCCGAGCGATACGAACCGACCACCGACACCTGGAGATCGGCCGGTACGTTGAACCACGGGCGGTTCTGGCATACCGCCACGCGACTGCTCGACGGGCGGGTGCTCGTTGCGGGCGGATCGCAGCAGGACGGACTGACTGCGACCGCCGAGATCTTCGATCCCGGGACGAATACCTGGGCCGTCGTGGCGAGTCTGTCGCTTGCACGGTGCCGCCACCGTGCAGCGCTGCTTCCGGACGGCCGGGTGCTCGTCGTCGGAGGTCTCAGCACCCTCGGGCGCACCACCAGCGCCGAGATCTACGACGTGACTTCGAACCGCTGGACGCCGACCGGCGGCCTCGCCGCGCCGCGCGACTACCACACGGCCACATCGCTGCCCGACGGGACCGTGCTCGTCGCCGGAGGAGTCGGTCTCTCGGAAGTCGGAATGGCGTCGACCGAGATCTACGTGCCCGCAACCGGTTCGTTCCGGGCGGGGCCCTCGATGACTCAGGGCCGTTCCGATCATGCCGCCGCGCTCCTTCCAGGCGGACGCGTGATCGTCGTCGGGGGCCGAGGTGATCGAGTGAGCCTCTCGTCGTCGGAGATCCTCGTCGAGGACGCGTGTGGCAACGGGACGCTCGACTCCGGCGAGGGATGCGACGACGGCAATCGGCAGAACGGCGACTGCTGCTCTGCGCTCTGCCGAATCGAGGTCGCGGGCACGCTCTGCCGGCCGGGCGCGGCGTGCGACGCCGCCGAGGTGTGCGACGGCGTGACCGCTGCGTGCCCGCCCGACGTCCTCGCGCCGGCAGGCATCGAGTGCCGCCCTGCTGTCGGGCTCTGTGACGCGGCGGAGGAGTGCACCGGAACGAGCGCGGACTGTCCCGAAGACGGCTTCGCTCCGTCCGGCGTCGAGTGCCGCGCTGCGGCGGACATCTGTGACGTCACGGAGCACTGCACCGGGACCTCCGCGGCGTGTCCGCGGGACGCGTTCGTCTCGACGGGCACGGAATGCCGTGCGGCGACGGGCGTGTGCGATGTCGCGGAGCGCTGCTCCGGCGCCAGCGCCGCATGTCCGGCGGACGTTCTCGCTCCGAACGGTACGGAGTGTCGTGCCGCGGCGGGCCCGTGCGACGTCGCGGAGACGTGCTCCGGCAGCAGCGCTTCGTGCGGTGATGACGCGTTCGCCGGCGCGGCCATCGTGTGTCGCGCGCAGCGCGGGGACTGCGATATCGCCGAACGCTGCGCCGGAATCGGCGCCGCGTGTCCCGACGACGTTCTGGTCCCGGCGGCCACCGAGTGTCGCGCCGCCGGAGACACGTGCGATGTCGCGGAGCTCTGCAGTGGGCTCGATCCCTTCTGCCCGGTGAACGCGTTCGCCGCGGCCGGTGCGGAGTGCAGATCAGCCGCGAACGAGTGCGATTCGCCGGAGCTCTGCACGGGCACTTCCGCCGTCTGCCCGCTCGACTCGGCTCGCGCCGAAGGGTCGGTGTGTGGTCCGAACGCAACGGAGGCATGCGACGTCCCGGACGCGTGCGTCGGCGTGGTCGGAGCGAGCGCCCGATGCGTAGCGCGCGTCGCGACCAGCGGCACACCGTGCGGGACCGCGCGCTGCGCGTCGGGTGTGGAGAGCGAATCCCGCTGCGACGGAGCGTCGCTCGCCTGCCCGCCGGCGGCCGAGCGAGCCTGCGAGCCTTTCGCATGCGGCGAGTCGAGGTGCCTCGTCCGCTGCTCGACCGACGAGCACTGCGCGGCCGGGTACGAGTGCGACGGCGAGGGCTGCGTTCCCGAAGCTCCCGACTCGGGCATGCAGGTGCTCGACGCCGCGCTCGTCGCCGACGCGGGGGTGCCCGTCGATGCTTCGGACGACGAGCTCGACGCGGGCTTCGATGCGGCAAGCATAAACACCGACGCATCGCTCGACCCCCCTGCGCCCACTTCGAGCTGTGGCTGTCGAGCGACGGGCTCGCGCTCGCGCTCGGCGCCCGTCGCGCTTCTCTTCGGAGCGCTCACGCTCCTGGCGCGTCGCCGGCGGCGCTCGGCCGACGCGCCCGTCACACGGTCTCCGTCGTCAGCACCCGGGTCGTGA
- a CDS encoding OsmC family protein produces the protein MTLRTFVRTHLFRDETWSEGEARPRELLLAALGACTGRAIEALARRRAWDLGDVAIEISHVERDGRTGIGRLVHVDAALDDAQRAELERACEDTPVTRVLSRGARITTRVLTTETV, from the coding sequence ATGACGCTGCGGACCTTCGTACGAACGCACCTGTTCCGCGACGAGACGTGGAGCGAGGGCGAGGCGCGCCCGCGCGAGCTGCTGCTCGCCGCGCTCGGCGCGTGCACGGGGCGCGCGATCGAGGCGCTCGCGCGGCGACGCGCGTGGGACCTCGGCGACGTCGCGATCGAGATCTCGCACGTCGAGCGCGACGGCAGGACGGGCATCGGACGGCTGGTGCACGTCGACGCGGCGCTCGACGACGCGCAGCGCGCCGAGCTCGAGCGCGCATGCGAGGACACCCCGGTGACGCGCGTGCTGTCGCGCGGCGCGAGGATCACGACCCGGGTGCTGACGACGGAGACCGTGTGA
- a CDS encoding response regulator, with the protein MNVWSETKPEAFGLSVLRAPVRELVAVVDEDAWSARRVEMLVSKLGARVLTFASPLEALRMLPRLAADVLVAQRDMRELDVLELLAQMRAAGARRRPGLVLLADDPSSVSAPEIALADAITTRPACDHDLPRALRIARRRRRQEARGLAATVLQ; encoded by the coding sequence ATGAACGTGTGGTCCGAGACGAAGCCGGAGGCCTTCGGCCTAAGTGTGCTCCGTGCGCCGGTGCGCGAGCTCGTCGCGGTGGTCGACGAGGACGCGTGGAGCGCGCGGCGGGTGGAGATGTTGGTGAGCAAGCTGGGCGCTCGGGTGCTGACGTTCGCGTCGCCGCTCGAGGCGCTGCGCATGCTGCCGAGGCTCGCCGCCGACGTGCTGGTCGCGCAGCGAGACATGCGGGAGCTCGACGTGCTCGAGCTGCTCGCGCAGATGCGGGCCGCGGGCGCGCGGCGACGGCCGGGGCTCGTGCTGCTCGCCGACGATCCCTCGAGCGTGAGCGCGCCCGAGATCGCGCTCGCCGATGCGATCACCACGCGGCCGGCGTGCGATCACGATCTGCCGCGCGCGCTGCGGATCGCGCGGCGCCGCCGACGACAGGAAGCGCGCGGCCTCGCGGCGACGGTGCTGCAATGA